The following coding sequences are from one Deinococcus arcticus window:
- the mglB gene encoding GTPase-activating protein MglB, producing the protein MIEPTLALYGDAFERVDQHIQELLETTGVRYGLLVDRKGFVLSHKEALWAPRPPALDSVATLVASNAAATAALANMLGERTFSEQIHQGENGTLYVESVGTDSLLTLIFDASVPLGKVKVYAKKTITQIAAILDELKDLPPVQLNDDFSQGAASLLDDLLG; encoded by the coding sequence ATGATCGAACCCACCCTGGCACTCTACGGCGACGCGTTTGAGCGCGTGGATCAGCATATTCAGGAGCTCCTGGAAACCACGGGCGTGCGCTACGGCCTGCTGGTGGACCGCAAGGGGTTCGTGCTCTCGCACAAAGAAGCGCTGTGGGCGCCCCGCCCCCCCGCGCTGGACAGCGTGGCCACGCTGGTGGCCAGCAACGCCGCCGCCACCGCTGCGCTGGCGAACATGCTGGGCGAGCGCACCTTCAGTGAGCAGATCCACCAGGGTGAAAACGGCACCCTATACGTGGAATCCGTGGGCACCGACTCGCTCCTGACGCTGATCTTCGACGCCTCGGTGCCGCTGGGCAAGGTCAAGGTGTACGCCAAGAAGACCATCACGCAGATCGCAGCGATCCTGGACGAACTCAAGGACCTGCCGCCTGTGCAACTGAATGACGACTTCAGCCAGGGTGCGGCGTCCCTGCTCGACGACCTGCTCGGTTAA
- a CDS encoding phosphodiester glycosidase family protein: MVKRGNRSFVALVLVGALLGGAAGARPVAIGGLLQSGAVDTRQFAGGEALAVWTLPRLGVAVRNDPQDVRLLYGARELRYAPATGWRAIGFALTQRLPLPELAGGSLYVPLAALSALGVPVLADTPGLLDFAAPASVPADTLPPSPVTAAPVAPVPTPVTPAPSPTPLNTHLATVRVSRTLHRTVEVQRVVLELSGPAAHTVTREAQGLSIGLPGVGAQPGTQTLESGDTLTVSAGPGGSAVYLGTQGGRSEVFALDNPPRIVIDTTTYTDSRVPPPINPEALPEGVTYRALGKLHLLSFDPAVYVPRVVTAPAGRASGVADLVRSVGGVAGVNGGYFDPASNLPVDLVAVGGLMTAGSLEKRATLGFTAQGETLFGYPKPRYVVSGTGFSVTVNSVRSKPDPALLTAFVGDGRTRVGADALSTLYLAPSSAAVARALTGVNVPPAGTLALTFDPARFPQLPAAAGAPLTVSLNWRATDAPWDTAQDALSAGPLLVQGGRVAINPAREGFNTATNVWRPTRQVAVGTLSGQPTVAYFEHGTPEAFAAALAAAGVRDAVRLDSGSSSAAYLTGGYAGLGGYLNTVWSRPVPNAVVFVPRSAAARK; encoded by the coding sequence ATGGTCAAGCGCGGCAATCGGTCCTTTGTGGCCCTGGTTCTGGTGGGCGCCCTGCTGGGCGGCGCGGCGGGGGCGAGGCCTGTGGCCATCGGCGGCCTGCTGCAAAGCGGCGCCGTGGACACCCGGCAGTTTGCGGGCGGCGAGGCGCTGGCGGTCTGGACCCTGCCCCGGCTGGGCGTGGCGGTGCGCAACGACCCGCAGGACGTGCGGCTGCTGTACGGCGCCCGTGAACTGCGCTACGCCCCGGCCACCGGCTGGCGGGCCATTGGCTTTGCCCTGACCCAGCGGCTGCCGCTGCCCGAACTGGCGGGCGGCAGCCTGTACGTGCCGCTCGCGGCCCTGAGCGCCCTGGGGGTCCCCGTGCTGGCCGATACCCCGGGCCTGCTGGACTTCGCCGCGCCGGCCAGCGTGCCCGCCGACACACTGCCGCCCTCCCCGGTCACGGCCGCGCCGGTGGCCCCAGTTCCCACGCCAGTGACCCCGGCGCCCAGCCCCACGCCCCTGAATACGCACCTGGCCACCGTGCGTGTGAGCCGCACCCTGCACCGCACCGTGGAGGTGCAGCGGGTGGTGCTGGAACTCAGCGGGCCCGCAGCGCACACCGTCACCCGTGAGGCCCAGGGCCTGAGCATCGGCCTGCCCGGGGTGGGGGCGCAGCCCGGCACGCAGACGCTGGAATCGGGCGATACCCTGACCGTCTCGGCGGGCCCCGGCGGCAGCGCCGTGTACCTGGGCACCCAGGGCGGGCGCAGCGAGGTTTTTGCCCTGGACAACCCGCCCCGTATTGTGATCGACACGACCACCTATACCGACAGCCGCGTGCCGCCGCCCATCAACCCGGAGGCCCTGCCGGAGGGCGTGACCTACCGCGCGCTGGGCAAGCTGCACCTGCTGAGCTTTGACCCGGCTGTGTATGTGCCGCGCGTGGTCACGGCGCCGGCGGGCCGGGCCAGCGGCGTGGCGGATCTGGTGCGCTCGGTGGGCGGGGTGGCGGGCGTGAACGGCGGCTACTTCGACCCGGCCAGCAACCTGCCCGTGGACCTCGTGGCGGTGGGGGGACTGATGACCGCCGGCAGCCTAGAAAAGCGCGCCACGCTGGGCTTTACCGCGCAGGGCGAGACGCTGTTCGGCTACCCGAAACCCCGCTACGTGGTCTCGGGGACCGGCTTCAGCGTCACGGTGAACAGCGTGCGCAGCAAACCCGACCCGGCGCTGCTGACCGCCTTTGTGGGCGACGGCCGCACGCGGGTGGGCGCCGACGCGCTGAGCACCCTGTACCTTGCGCCCAGCAGCGCCGCTGTGGCGCGCGCCCTGACCGGGGTGAACGTACCCCCTGCCGGCACCCTGGCCCTGACCTTTGACCCGGCCCGCTTTCCCCAGTTGCCCGCCGCGGCGGGCGCGCCCCTGACGGTCAGTCTGAACTGGCGCGCCACCGACGCCCCCTGGGACACCGCCCAGGACGCCCTGAGCGCCGGGCCGCTGCTGGTGCAGGGCGGGCGCGTGGCGATCAACCCGGCGCGCGAGGGCTTTAACACCGCCACCAACGTGTGGCGCCCCACCCGGCAGGTCGCCGTGGGGACCCTGAGCGGGCAGCCCACGGTGGCCTACTTCGAGCACGGCACCCCCGAAGCCTTTGCGGCGGCCCTGGCAGCGGCGGGCGTGCGCGACGCGGTGCGCCTGGACAGCGGCAGCAGTTCAGCCGCCTACCTGACCGGCGGCTACGCGGGCCTGGGCGGCTACCTGAACACGGTCTGGAGCCGCCCGGTGCCCAACGCGGTGGTGTTTGTGCCCCGCTCGGCGGCAGCCAGGAAATAA